The following DNA comes from Bacteroidia bacterium.
TCTCGAAAATAACATTTTTTAAGTTGTCGTCAGCATTTACCTTAGGTGGATTATCATGTTTATATAAATCTCTCACACGCATATATAATTTTTTTCCTAAAGTTCCTCCTGGGTGGTATTTTGCAAAATCTTCTTTGGTAAATCCGTGTTTGTCTAAAAGGCAAACAGCAAGAGCATCACATAGCACTAACTGTGCTGTTGTGCTGGAGGTTGGCGCAAGGTTATTCGGACAGGCTTCCTCGTCAATAGTTGCTTTTAATACGAAATCAGCATTTTTTGCCAGAAATGAATTAATGTTTGAAACTATTGCAACAATTTTATTTCCCTGATTTTTAATTATAGGTATTAAAACTTTTATTTCGGGAGTATCGCCGCTTTTTGAAAGACAAATTACAACGTCATCGCTTAAAACAATTCCTAAATCTCCATGAATAGCATCGGCAGCATGCATAAAAACAGCAGGTGTACCCGTACTGTTAAGAGTTGCAACTAATTTTTGGGCAATAATTGCACTTTTACCGATTCCGGTAGCAATTACTCTACCTTTTCCCGAGAAAATAACTTCTACTACTTTCTCAAAATCATTATCAATTAATAATGCAATCTTTTTTATTGCTTCGGCTTCGGCAATAACTGTCTTTATTGCAAGAGATTTTATGTCGCTATTTGTTTCCAATTTTTGTAAGTTTGTCAAAATTATGAAAAATAAATTTGTAGATGTGGTAAAAAATGAACTAACTTTAGGTTACAAAATTATTTTTTTTAGCACTAACAGCAAAATTATTCATAGAGAAGGGTAAATAAATGGACAAGACGAAGGAAAATTCATTACATCAACTACTAAAAAAACATTTCGGGTTCGATAACTTTAAAGGAAACCAAGAAGAAATTATAGATAACTTATTGGCAGGAAGAAATTCATTTGTGTTATTGCCAACTGGTGGTGGTAAGTCATTATGCTATCAACTTCCGGCAATTATAATGGAAGGAACGGCAATAATAATATCTCCCTTAATTGCTTTAATGAAAAATCAGGTTGATGCAATACGTGGTTTTAGTAATGAGGATGGAATAGCACACTTTTTAAACTCATCTTTAAATAAGGGAGAAATAGCAAGAGTTAAAGAAGACGTTGTTTCGGGAAAAACAAAAATGTTATATGTAGCACCCGAATCTTTAACTAAGGAAGAAAATGTTGAATTTTTAAAGAAAATTAAGATTTCTTTTTATGCTATAGACGA
Coding sequences within:
- a CDS encoding KpsF/GutQ family sugar-phosphate isomerase, producing the protein METNSDIKSLAIKTVIAEAEAIKKIALLIDNDFEKVVEVIFSGKGRVIATGIGKSAIIAQKLVATLNSTGTPAVFMHAADAIHGDLGIVLSDDVVICLSKSGDTPEIKVLIPIIKNQGNKIVAIVSNINSFLAKNADFVLKATIDEEACPNNLAPTSSTTAQLVLCDALAVCLLDKHGFTKEDFAKYHPGGTLGKKLYMRVRDLYKHDNPPKVNADDNLKNVIFEISSKRLGAAVVVDENENVLGIITDGDLRRMLEKQFDINTIKAKDIMSKSPKIVSSDEMAINAFYIMEKNKITQLVVCKENKYKGILHIHDILHEGIV